Below is a genomic region from Actinoallomurus bryophytorum.
CCGCATGCCCCAAGCATGGCGGTACCGACCCGAGCGCCACAGGCGTTTCGCCGATCTTCATACCCGGCCTCTCGGCGCACGGCCCCGGCTCCTCACACGCACGGGACCGCAGCCGGTTATCCACAGCCTGTGGAACGCCCTTGTGGCCGAATCCGCAGGCCACAAGGATAGGAGTGGGATGGTCCCTCTGAGTGGGCGGTGACTGCCCGAGCGGGTCTGCCCGAGCGGGCCAAGTTGGCTCCTTCTCCTCGCGGCGTGCAGGCCCCGCGCGGGCGTGCGGGGTCGATCGTTGGATCGGCGGAAAGAGCCGAGGGCCCTCGCCGGATTCCGGGCGGAGCCGGGGAGGCGCTCGTGCGGCAGGTCAGCTGAGGCGGCCGGCGCCGGCTGAGGGGGTCGCGTCCAGGAAGCGGGGCTCGGGCCAGCCTCGATCCGCGTAGGCCGCCCTCACCGCCTCGCGTACGCGGTCGGTGCGGTCGGACGGGACCAGGGCGACCACCGAGCCGCCGAAGCCGCCTCCGACCATCCTGGCGCCGCGTGCGCCGGCGCGTACGGACTCCTCGACCGCCACGTCGGCCTCCGGCCAGGACACCTCGAACTGGTCCCGCAGCGACAGGTGTGAGGCCGTCAGCAGCGCGCCGACCTCGCCGACCACCCCGGCCCGCAGGAGACCCACGGCCGCCTCGACCCGGTGATTTTCGGTGACCACGTGCTGGGTACGGCGCCGGAGCACCGGGTCGCCCAACTGCGACAGCGCCTCGCCCAGGTCGGTGACGTCCCGCAGTGCCGGCACGCCCAGCAGCTCGGCCGCCTTCTCGCAGGCCGCTCGGCGGTCGGCGTACCCGCCGTCGACCAGCTCGTGCTCGGCTCTGGTGTCGATGACGAGCAGCGTGAGCTCCGTCAGGTCCAGTGGCACCTGCGCCGACAGGCCGCTACGGCAGTCGAGCAGCAGCGCGTGCCCCGACGTGCACAGCAGCGACGCCGACTGGTCCATGATCCCGCACGGCACGCCGACGAAGTCGTTCTCCGCGCGCTGCGCGATCCGGGCCAGCTCCGGCCCTGGCACCGGCAGGTCGTACAGGTCGCACAGCGCCACCGCGACGGCGCATTCGAGCGCCGCCGAGGAGGACAGGCCCGCGCCCTGCGGCAGGTCGGCGTCGATCAGCAGCGACGCCCCGCCGACGGGGTGACCGGCCTCGCGCAGCGACCAAGCCACCCCGACCGCGTACGCCGCCCACCCGGTGACCGATCCCGGCACCGGATCCGACACCTCGGCCGTCTCGGGCGCCTGGAGGGAACGCACCGCGAACACCCCGTCGTCGCGCCGGGCGGCGGACACGGTCACGCCCTGGCTCAGCGCGAACGGCAGGACGAAGCCGTCGTTGTAGTCGGTGTGCTCGCCGATCAGGTTGACCCGGCCCGGTGCGCGCCAGACGCCCTCGGGCGGGCGCCCGTAGATCTCATCGAAGTTCAAGTGTCACCACGTCAGTCGCAGGAGGGGCGATCATAGCGTTCACCTGCGCGCGAACTCCCACGCGTCGGTCACCATCGAGCGCAGGTCGCGCTCGGGCTTCCAGCCCAGGCGTTCGCTGATCCTGGCCGAAGAGGCGACCAGGACGGCAGGGTCGCCAGGCCGCCGCGGGCCCTCCACCGCCGGGATGGGCTGTCCGGTCACCTCGCGGCAGACGTCGATGACCTCGCGTACCGAGTAGCCCGAGCCGCTGCCCAAGTTGAATATCTCGTGAACACCCGGTGCGCAGGCGTCGAGGGCCAGCAGATGGGCCGCTGCCAGGTCCACGACGTGGATGTAGTCGCGGATGCACGTGCCGTCCGGCGTGGGGTAGTCCGTGCCGAAGATCGACACCGACTCGCGTGACCCCAGGGGCACGTTGAGCACGTTGGGGATGATGTGGGTCTCGACGGTGTGCCGCTCGCCGTACGCGCCGTACGCTCCGGCGACGTTGAAGTAGCGCAGGCTCACTCCGCCGATGCCGTGCATCCGGGCGTACTCCGCGAGGGTCGTGTCGATGGCCAGCTTGGACGCCCCGTAGGGGTTCGTCGGCCGGGTCGGGTCGGTCTCGACGATCGGGGTGCGCTCCGGCTCGCCGTACGTCGCCGCCGTGGAGGAGAACACGATGCGCGGCACCCGGTGCACCCGCATCGCCTCCAGCAGGGCCAGCGACTCACCGAGGTTCTTGTCCCAGTACAGCCCGGGCTTCTCCACCGACTCGCCCACGAGCGACTTGGCCGCGAAGTGCAAAATCCCGTCGAAACCCTCCGAAAGCACGTCACCGGCGGCCTCGCGGAGCGTCGCGCGCACCAGCCGGGCGCCGGAGGGCACGGCGTCGGCGTGGCCGGTCGAGCAGTCGTCCAGGACGACCACCTCGTGCCCGGACTCCAGCAGCCGCGCGGAAACCACGCTGCCGATATAGCCTGCGCCACCCGTGACGAGTAGCTTCATGAAGACCTCCTGTAACCATGAACGGGTACGCTTACAGCCCTAGTCTTTCCGAACAACCGACCAGGACATGGACGACCCACATAGACACCGGCGTTTCCCATGACGGGAACGCTCGCCAGCGCTGCCATCGTCTTGGCGCTCATCGTGATCGAGGCGCTGTTCGTCGCGTCCGAGCTCGCTCTTGTCTCCCTCCGTGACAGTCAGGTCCGCCGGCTCGCCGAGCGCGGCCGGCGCGGCGCGGCGGTGGCCAAGCTCGTCAGCGACCCCAATCGCTTCCTCGCCGTCGTGCAGATCGGTGTCACCCTCACCGCGCTGCTGTCGTCAGCGTACGGAGCCGTGACGCTGTCGGGGACCGCCAAGGACGCCCTGGTCAAGCATGCCGGTATGTCCGACGGACTGGCCGGGTTCGTCGGCGTCGTCGGCGTCACGCTGATCATCTCCTACGTCACCCTGGTGATCGGCGAGCTGGCGCCCAAGCGCCTCGCCCTGCAGAACGCCGAGGGTGTGGCCGTGCTGGTCGGGCCCTTCCTGGACCGGATGGCGATCATCGCGCGGCCGGTCATCTGGCTGCTGTCCAAGTCCACCAACATCGTCGTGCGCACGCTCGGCGGGGACCCGAACACCTCACGCGAGGCGATCACCGCCGAGGAGGTACGGGCCCTGGTCGCGGGCAACACCGAGATCGCCCCGGACGAGCGCGACCTCATCGAGGAGGTCTTCGCGGCAGGCGAACGCCAGTTGCGCGAGGTGCTGGTGCCGCGTACCGAGGTGGAGTTCCTCGACGAGTCGACGCCGCTGTTCAAGGCCGCCCAGATCGCCGCGGGCAGCCCGCACTCGCGCTATCCGGTCTACCGCGAGTCCCATGACGACGTCGTCGGGTTCGTGCACGTCCGTGACCTGCTCGACCCGGCGCAGTCCGGGCTCTCGACGCCGGTCGGCGACGTCATCCGCCCGGTGCTGTACCTCCCGGCCAGCAAACGGGTGCTGGCCGTGCTGTCCGAGATGCGACGTGAGGGCCACCATCTGGCCATCGTCGTGGACGAGTACGGCGGCACGGCGGGGATCGTGACGCTCGAGGATCTCGTCGAGGAGCTGATCGGCGACATCCGCGACGAGTACGACGTCGAGGACGCCCAGGCACGACGCCTGCACGGCGGCGCGCTGGAGATCGACGGCCTGCTGAACCTCGACGACTTCGCCGACGAAACCGGCGTTGAGCTGCCCGAAGGCCCGTACGAGACGGTCGGGGGCTATCTCATGGCCGTTCTCGGTCATCTTCCCCAGGTAGGGGAGATGACCATGGTCGGCGGGCATCGTCTCTCTGTCACTGAGGTGGACGGCAGGAGGGTCGCGCGCGTACGCGTCACTCCTCCGCCGGTCCCCGAACCGGAGCACGACGAGTCCTGAGAGAATTCACGTATGCCCACCGAGCCCAATCCGTCGTCCACTCCGTCGGGTGCCGCGCGTCCGCGCGTCCTGTCCGGGATCCAGCCGACCGCCGACTCGTTCCACCTCGGCAACTACCTCGGCGCCCTTCGTCAGTGGGTCGCCATGCAGGACACCCACGACGCGTTCTACTGCGTCGTCGACCTGCACGCGATCACGATGGCGCACGATCCCGCGCTGCTGCGACGGCGTACGCGGGTCGCCGCGGCCCAGCTGTTCGCGATCGGCATCGACCCGGAACGCAGCACGCTGTTCGTGCAGAGCCACGTGCCCGAGCACGCCGAGCTGGCCTGGGTGCTGGGGTGCATCACCGGGTTCGGTGAGGCGAGCCGGATGACGCAGTTCAAGGACAAGTCGGCCAAGGAAGGCACCTCGGCGGCCTCGATCGGGCTGTTCACCTATCCGATCCTCCAGGCCGCCGACATCCTGCTCTACCAGGCCGACCAGGTCCCGGTCGGCGAGGACCAGCGGCAGCACCTGGAGCTGACCCGTACGCTCGCGCAGCGCTTCAACCACCGGTTCGGCGAGACGTTCGTGACGCCGGAGGCCTACATTCCCAAGGCCACCGCGAAGATCACCGACCTGCAGGAGCCCACGGCCAAGATGAGCAAGTCCTCGTCGTCGCCGCAGGGCATCCTCGACCTGCTCGACGACCCGGGCCCGCTGCGCAAGAAGGTCATGCGGGCGGTCACCGACACCGGCACCGAGATCGTCGCCGACGAGCAGAACAAACCCGGCGTGACGAACCTCCTGCGCATCTACTCCGCGCTGACCGACACGCCCATCCCGGACCTGGAGCGCCGCTACGAGGGCCAGGGGTACGGCACGTTGAAGAAGGATCTCGCCCAGTCCGTGCTCGACACCTTCACGCCGATCCGCGAGCGCACCGAAAAGCTCCTCGCCGACGAGGCACAGCTCGACCGGCTGCTGGCTCGCGGCGCCGAGCGGGCGAGCCAGGTCGCCCGGCGGACCATGGAGAACGTGCGCGATCGGGTCGGGTTCCTGGGCCGTGCCTGACCCGGGGGAAAGAACCATCGGGGTGGCCATCCCGATACCTGACCCGTACGGCCTCGAACTCCAGCGATCGCGTCAGTCGTTCGGAGATCCGCTCGCGCGGTCCATCCCGACGCACATCACGTTGATCCCCCCGATCCGGGTCACGCCGGCCGCGCTGGTGGAGATCGAGGGACACCTGCGCGAGGTGGCGGCGCAGGAGCGGCCCTTCCCGATCCTCCTGCGCGGCACGGGAACGTTCCGGCCGATCTCGCCGGTGGTGTTCGTCGCCCTGGCCATCGGGATCAGCGAGTGCGAGAACCTCGAGCGTCACGTACGGCGCGGCCCGCTGGAGCGCGCGCTGAAATTCCCCTACCATCCGCACGTGACGGTCGCTCATCATCTGTCCGATGA
It encodes:
- the galK gene encoding galactokinase — encoded protein: MNFDEIYGRPPEGVWRAPGRVNLIGEHTDYNDGFVLPFALSQGVTVSAARRDDGVFAVRSLQAPETAEVSDPVPGSVTGWAAYAVGVAWSLREAGHPVGGASLLIDADLPQGAGLSSSAALECAVAVALCDLYDLPVPGPELARIAQRAENDFVGVPCGIMDQSASLLCTSGHALLLDCRSGLSAQVPLDLTELTLLVIDTRAEHELVDGGYADRRAACEKAAELLGVPALRDVTDLGEALSQLGDPVLRRRTQHVVTENHRVEAAVGLLRAGVVGEVGALLTASHLSLRDQFEVSWPEADVAVEESVRAGARGARMVGGGFGGSVVALVPSDRTDRVREAVRAAYADRGWPEPRFLDATPSAGAGRLS
- the galE gene encoding UDP-glucose 4-epimerase GalE — encoded protein: MKLLVTGGAGYIGSVVSARLLESGHEVVVLDDCSTGHADAVPSGARLVRATLREAAGDVLSEGFDGILHFAAKSLVGESVEKPGLYWDKNLGESLALLEAMRVHRVPRIVFSSTAATYGEPERTPIVETDPTRPTNPYGASKLAIDTTLAEYARMHGIGGVSLRYFNVAGAYGAYGERHTVETHIIPNVLNVPLGSRESVSIFGTDYPTPDGTCIRDYIHVVDLAAAHLLALDACAPGVHEIFNLGSGSGYSVREVIDVCREVTGQPIPAVEGPRRPGDPAVLVASSARISERLGWKPERDLRSMVTDAWEFARR
- a CDS encoding hemolysin family protein, yielding MTGTLASAAIVLALIVIEALFVASELALVSLRDSQVRRLAERGRRGAAVAKLVSDPNRFLAVVQIGVTLTALLSSAYGAVTLSGTAKDALVKHAGMSDGLAGFVGVVGVTLIISYVTLVIGELAPKRLALQNAEGVAVLVGPFLDRMAIIARPVIWLLSKSTNIVVRTLGGDPNTSREAITAEEVRALVAGNTEIAPDERDLIEEVFAAGERQLREVLVPRTEVEFLDESTPLFKAAQIAAGSPHSRYPVYRESHDDVVGFVHVRDLLDPAQSGLSTPVGDVIRPVLYLPASKRVLAVLSEMRREGHHLAIVVDEYGGTAGIVTLEDLVEELIGDIRDEYDVEDAQARRLHGGALEIDGLLNLDDFADETGVELPEGPYETVGGYLMAVLGHLPQVGEMTMVGGHRLSVTEVDGRRVARVRVTPPPVPEPEHDES
- the trpS gene encoding tryptophan--tRNA ligase, with the translated sequence MPTEPNPSSTPSGAARPRVLSGIQPTADSFHLGNYLGALRQWVAMQDTHDAFYCVVDLHAITMAHDPALLRRRTRVAAAQLFAIGIDPERSTLFVQSHVPEHAELAWVLGCITGFGEASRMTQFKDKSAKEGTSAASIGLFTYPILQAADILLYQADQVPVGEDQRQHLELTRTLAQRFNHRFGETFVTPEAYIPKATAKITDLQEPTAKMSKSSSSPQGILDLLDDPGPLRKKVMRAVTDTGTEIVADEQNKPGVTNLLRIYSALTDTPIPDLERRYEGQGYGTLKKDLAQSVLDTFTPIRERTEKLLADEAQLDRLLARGAERASQVARRTMENVRDRVGFLGRA
- a CDS encoding 2'-5' RNA ligase family protein, translating into MAIPIPDPYGLELQRSRQSFGDPLARSIPTHITLIPPIRVTPAALVEIEGHLREVAAQERPFPILLRGTGTFRPISPVVFVALAIGISECENLERHVRRGPLERALKFPYHPHVTVAHHLSDELLDRAFKELSEYEAEFPVWGFSLYEHGLDGVWRPQRDFAFGAGVSG